A window from Ignavibacteriota bacterium encodes these proteins:
- a CDS encoding ABC transporter ATP-binding protein has translation MKSLLTLNKYFLKYKFTLLLGIIFILLSNAAQVYIPILLKESIDALQKNISHDLILKYSLLIVGTAILGGIFRFLIRTTIILVSRKIEYDLRSDFWAHIQKLPTRFFQNNSTGSIMAHATNDISAVRMYIGPAVMYTLDNVSKFLIVIVLMLSLNTWLTIYALIPLPILSFFVYKLSKKIHLKFTRIQEKFSELTAKAQESFSGIRVVKSYVREKDELKQFTKLSSEYLHRNMDQVKIQAFFMPILFLISGISIIVVIWLGGSMVIDGKLTLGEIVAFVAYLSLLIWPVIAFGWVTNLIQQAAASMKRLLKIFNEIDDVKDSEIKNEISEINGEIEFRNVSFKYGNQLPEVLKNISIKIPVGSSLAIIGHTGSGKTSLINLIPRLFDTTNGEILIDGINIKNISRNILRKSIGMVSQETFLFSDTLFNNIAYGVENPQLEFINQIAEISQLKKDIDTFSKGYETILGERGITLSGGQKQRTSLSRALAINPKILILDDSFSAVDTNTEEEILSKLKNYMNGRTSIIISHRISTVKNADKIIVLQNGEIVEKGTHDELVKLDGIYADLNNKQLLEEELKEIE, from the coding sequence ATGAAATCACTTTTAACGTTAAACAAATATTTTCTAAAATATAAATTCACACTTTTGCTGGGAATAATTTTCATATTACTTTCTAATGCAGCTCAAGTTTATATTCCAATTTTACTTAAGGAAAGTATTGATGCACTCCAGAAAAATATTAGTCATGATTTAATTTTAAAATATTCATTACTTATCGTTGGAACAGCAATTCTCGGTGGCATTTTTAGATTTTTAATTCGCACAACAATAATATTGGTTTCGCGTAAAATTGAATATGATTTGAGAAGTGATTTTTGGGCGCATATTCAAAAACTTCCAACAAGATTTTTTCAAAATAATTCAACCGGAAGCATTATGGCACATGCAACAAACGATATTAGTGCCGTAAGAATGTATATTGGTCCAGCAGTTATGTACACATTGGATAACGTTTCAAAATTTTTAATTGTTATTGTTCTGATGTTAAGTTTGAACACGTGGCTTACAATTTATGCGTTGATCCCGCTTCCGATTCTTTCATTTTTTGTTTATAAACTGAGCAAAAAAATTCATTTAAAATTTACAAGGATTCAGGAAAAGTTTAGCGAACTTACCGCAAAAGCACAAGAAAGTTTTTCCGGAATTAGAGTTGTAAAATCTTACGTTAGAGAAAAAGATGAATTAAAACAATTCACAAAATTGAGCAGCGAATATTTGCATAGAAATATGGATCAAGTAAAAATTCAAGCTTTCTTTATGCCGATTTTATTTCTCATTTCGGGAATTTCTATTATTGTAGTAATATGGCTTGGCGGCTCTATGGTTATTGATGGAAAACTTACTTTAGGTGAAATAGTTGCATTTGTTGCATATCTAAGTTTGCTGATTTGGCCGGTAATTGCATTTGGCTGGGTTACAAACTTAATTCAACAAGCCGCAGCAAGTATGAAAAGATTATTGAAAATATTTAATGAAATTGATGATGTAAAAGATTCGGAAATCAAAAATGAAATTTCTGAAATTAATGGAGAAATTGAATTTAGAAATGTTTCTTTCAAATATGGAAATCAATTACCGGAAGTTTTAAAAAATATTAGTATAAAAATTCCGGTTGGAAGTTCACTTGCAATTATTGGTCATACCGGAAGCGGGAAAACAAGTTTAATAAATTTAATTCCAAGATTGTTTGATACGACAAACGGTGAAATTTTAATTGATGGAATTAACATAAAAAATATTTCTCGAAATATTTTAAGAAAAAGTATTGGAATGGTTTCGCAAGAAACATTTTTATTCTCTGATACTTTGTTTAATAATATTGCATATGGAGTTGAAAATCCTCAGCTGGAATTTATAAATCAAATTGCTGAAATATCTCAACTCAAAAAAGATATTGATACATTTTCCAAAGGTTACGAAACAATTCTTGGAGAAAGAGGAATTACTCTTTCCGGCGGACAAAAGCAAAGAACAAGCTTATCAAGGGCTTTAGCGATCAATCCCAAAATATTAATTCTTGATGATTCATTTTCAGCGGTTGATACAAATACCGAAGAAGAAATTCTTAGCAAATTAAAAAATTATATGAATGGAAGAACAAGCATAATTATTAGTCATAGAATTTCAACAGTAAAAAATGCAGATAAAATTATTGTGTTACAGAATGGTGAAATTGTTGAAAAAGGAACTCATGATGAATTAGTTAAATTAGATGGAATTTATGCCGATCTAAATAATAAACAGTTACTTGAAGAAGAATTGAAAGAAATTGAATAA
- a CDS encoding ABC transporter ATP-binding protein, with protein MSKEEEVDEIKGKAYDSKLMKRLLAYAKPYKKYIVAGILLNILVAGLGPVRPYLTKIAIDDSIVHKDYHGLLLIILVLFASLIFQAAIQYALTYFTQLMGQKIIFDLRVKLFEHIQKLSLKYFDKTPIGKIVTRVTNDVEALNELFSSGIVTVFSDVFTIIWIFGFMFFMSWELALITLSVLPILFYATFLFRKKVRDAYRKERKQLSKLNSYMQEHITGMNVVQIFNREKEEFKKFLSINSDYKNAIIKSIYYYAVFFPTVEILSSISIALIIWYGGGSVIQSTMTIGILFAFIQYTEMFFRPIRDLSEKYNIMQTAMAASERIFEVLDDKTIIENPENPKIINKFKGEVEFKNVTFAYNSDENVLKNVSFKINPGETVAIVGATGAGKTSIISLLTRFYDIEKGEILIDGINIKDLSKHELRKKISVVLQDVYLFSGDIKSNIGLNSEDISDQEIEKAAHIVGADKFIEKLPQKYNQEVKEKGSSLSVGQKQLISFARALAYDPQILILDEATSSVDTETEILIKNAIEKLLVGRTSIVIAHRLSTIQNADKIIVMHKGEIREMGTHQNLLSQKGIYYKLYQLQYKEQELKEFS; from the coding sequence ATGAGTAAAGAAGAAGAAGTTGATGAAATAAAAGGGAAAGCATACGATTCGAAATTAATGAAACGTTTGCTGGCTTATGCAAAGCCGTATAAAAAGTATATTGTTGCCGGAATTCTTCTAAATATTCTTGTTGCTGGACTTGGTCCAGTTCGTCCATATTTAACAAAAATTGCAATTGATGATTCAATTGTTCATAAAGATTATCATGGACTTTTATTAATAATTTTAGTGTTATTTGCATCGTTAATATTTCAAGCGGCAATTCAATATGCACTAACGTATTTCACACAATTAATGGGACAAAAAATAATTTTTGATTTACGTGTGAAATTATTTGAACATATTCAAAAACTATCATTAAAATATTTTGATAAAACTCCTATTGGGAAAATTGTTACAAGAGTTACAAATGATGTTGAAGCTTTGAATGAATTATTTTCTTCCGGAATTGTAACTGTATTCAGTGATGTGTTTACGATTATTTGGATTTTCGGATTTATGTTTTTCATGTCGTGGGAACTTGCGCTTATTACACTTTCTGTATTACCAATATTATTTTATGCAACATTTTTATTCAGAAAAAAAGTTAGAGATGCGTACAGAAAAGAGAGAAAGCAATTATCAAAATTAAATTCTTATATGCAGGAACACATAACTGGAATGAATGTTGTCCAAATTTTCAATAGGGAAAAAGAGGAGTTTAAAAAATTTCTTTCAATCAATTCCGATTACAAAAATGCAATTATAAAATCAATTTATTACTATGCAGTTTTTTTTCCGACTGTAGAAATACTTAGTTCAATTTCTATTGCTTTAATCATTTGGTACGGCGGTGGAAGTGTAATTCAAAGCACAATGACAATTGGAATTTTATTTGCATTTATTCAATATACTGAAATGTTCTTCAGACCAATACGCGATCTTTCGGAAAAATATAATATTATGCAAACAGCAATGGCTGCATCGGAAAGAATTTTTGAAGTTTTAGATGATAAAACAATAATTGAAAATCCGGAAAATCCTAAAATCATCAATAAATTCAAGGGTGAAGTTGAATTTAAAAATGTAACTTTTGCTTACAACAGTGATGAAAATGTATTAAAAAATGTTTCGTTCAAAATTAATCCCGGTGAAACTGTTGCAATTGTTGGTGCAACCGGTGCCGGAAAGACAAGTATTATAAGTCTGCTTACAAGATTTTACGATATTGAAAAAGGTGAAATATTAATTGATGGAATTAACATCAAAGATTTAAGTAAACACGAATTAAGAAAAAAAATATCAGTTGTTTTGCAAGACGTATATCTTTTTTCCGGTGATATAAAATCAAATATCGGATTAAACTCAGAAGATATTTCCGATCAAGAAATTGAAAAAGCCGCACATATAGTTGGTGCAGATAAATTTATTGAAAAACTTCCTCAGAAATATAATCAAGAAGTGAAAGAAAAAGGCTCGTCGCTTAGTGTTGGACAAAAACAACTAATTTCATTTGCCCGAGCTTTAGCTTATGATCCACAAATTTTAATTTTAGATGAAGCAACATCAAGCGTTGATACTGAAACAGAAATTCTTATAAAAAATGCAATTGAAAAATTATTAGTCGGTAGAACATCAATAGTAATTGCACATCGACTTTCAACAATTCAAAACGCTGATAAAATAATTGTTATGCATAAAGGTGAAATTCGTGAAATGGGAACTCACCAAAATTTACTTTCACAAAAAGGAATTTACTATAAATTGTATCAGCTTCAGTACAAAGAACAAGAGCTGAAAGAATTTTCTTAA
- the serS gene encoding serine--tRNA ligase, with product MLDIKLIRENPEFVNKGLESKNVKNGIDEIILLDSSRREKLQKVEDLKAKRNSASQEIGKLKKAGLNAEAIMAEMKQVGDDIKKLDDELKEINDNLHDKMIRLPNLPHSSSPIGKSAEDNVEARQWLPEGFEKSPVEKPLNHLELGSKLGILDFERGAKISGSGFPVYVGKGATLERALINFMLDYHLEHHGYKEIFPPFMVNAESMFGTGQLPKMQEDMYYAERDDLYLVPTAEVPVTNLHRDEILNEDQLPINYVAYSACFRREAGSYGKESKGFLRVHQFNKVEMVKIVNPEGSYDHLEKLVSDAEDILKELKVPYRILMLCSGDLSFAASKCYDIETWSPAENKWLEASSCSNFESFQARRANIKFRKKDDKKPEFVHTLNGSGLATSRLMVSILENNQTPEGKIIVPKVLQKYTGFNIIG from the coding sequence ATGTTAGACATAAAATTAATTAGAGAAAATCCCGAGTTTGTTAACAAAGGTTTGGAAAGTAAAAACGTTAAAAATGGAATTGATGAAATTATTTTGCTTGATTCATCTAGAAGAGAAAAACTGCAAAAAGTTGAAGATCTAAAAGCAAAAAGAAATTCTGCATCTCAAGAAATTGGTAAACTGAAAAAAGCTGGTCTAAATGCAGAAGCAATTATGGCAGAGATGAAGCAAGTCGGTGATGATATTAAAAAGTTAGATGATGAGTTAAAAGAAATAAATGATAATCTTCATGACAAAATGATTAGATTGCCAAACTTGCCACATTCATCATCCCCAATTGGTAAAAGTGCAGAAGATAACGTTGAAGCAAGACAATGGCTACCGGAAGGATTTGAAAAATCACCGGTTGAAAAACCATTAAATCATTTGGAGCTTGGAAGCAAACTTGGAATTTTAGATTTTGAGCGCGGCGCAAAAATTTCCGGTTCGGGATTTCCGGTTTATGTTGGCAAAGGTGCAACTTTAGAAAGAGCACTTATTAATTTTATGCTCGATTATCATCTTGAACATCATGGATATAAAGAAATATTTCCACCGTTTATGGTTAATGCTGAATCAATGTTTGGCACCGGACAATTACCGAAAATGCAAGAGGATATGTATTATGCCGAAAGAGACGATTTATATTTAGTTCCAACTGCAGAAGTTCCGGTTACAAATTTACATAGAGATGAAATTTTAAATGAAGATCAGCTTCCAATTAATTACGTTGCTTATTCAGCATGTTTCAGAAGAGAAGCCGGAAGTTACGGAAAAGAATCAAAAGGATTTTTAAGAGTTCATCAATTCAATAAAGTTGAAATGGTTAAAATTGTAAATCCGGAAGGCTCTTATGATCATTTAGAAAAATTAGTTTCCGATGCTGAAGATATTTTAAAGGAATTAAAAGTTCCATATAGAATTTTAATGTTGTGCAGCGGTGATTTAAGCTTTGCCGCATCAAAATGTTATGATATTGAAACTTGGTCGCCGGCGGAAAATAAATGGCTTGAAGCTTCTTCGTGCAGTAACTTTGAATCGTTCCAAGCAAGAAGAGCTAATATTAAATTCAGAAAAAAAGATGACAAAAAACCGGAATTTGTTCATACTTTAAATGGTTCGGGATTGGCTACAAGCAGATTAATGGTTTCAATTCTGGAAAATAATCAAACACCGGAAGGAAAAATTATTGTTCCAAAAGTTTTGCAGAAATATACTGGGTTTAATATAATCGGATAA
- the fbp gene encoding class 1 fructose-bisphosphatase, whose protein sequence is MAINFMTLTRHIYEGEKRHPGATGELSDLLHELSLAAKVISLEVNKAGLVDIIGFAGHNNIHGEKVKKLDIFAHETLFKAMDHGGHLCVMASEEEEDILHIPDYHSKGKYVLLFDPLDGSSNIDVNVSIGTIFSIYKRVTIDDGSGGTLEDCLQPGLKQVAAGYIVYGSSTIFVYTVGDGVHGFTLDPAFGEFLLSHRNIKIPEKANIYSINEGNYKYWHPGLKKYIKYIQDADNRGRKPYSARYIGSMVADIHRNMLYGGIFIYPADNLNPDGKLRLMYECNPMAFIIEQAGGRAIDGSRRILEIQPTNLHQRVPIYIGSKDAVDKAEEFLKAENQ, encoded by the coding sequence ATGGCAATTAATTTTATGACGTTAACAAGACATATTTACGAGGGAGAAAAAAGGCATCCCGGCGCAACCGGTGAACTTTCTGATTTGCTGCACGAACTTTCTTTAGCCGCTAAAGTAATTTCTTTAGAAGTAAACAAAGCCGGTTTGGTTGATATAATTGGTTTTGCCGGGCATAATAATATTCATGGAGAAAAAGTAAAGAAATTAGATATTTTTGCTCACGAAACTTTGTTTAAAGCTATGGATCACGGCGGACACCTTTGTGTAATGGCTTCAGAGGAGGAAGAGGATATTTTACATATTCCCGATTATCACAGCAAGGGAAAATATGTTTTACTTTTTGATCCGCTTGACGGTTCTTCAAATATTGATGTTAACGTGAGTATTGGAACAATTTTTTCAATTTATAAAAGAGTTACTATAGATGATGGTTCGGGCGGAACATTGGAAGATTGCTTACAGCCAGGATTGAAGCAAGTTGCAGCTGGCTATATTGTTTATGGTTCAAGCACAATTTTCGTCTATACGGTTGGAGATGGAGTTCACGGTTTTACACTTGATCCAGCTTTCGGTGAATTTTTACTTTCCCACAGAAATATTAAAATTCCCGAGAAAGCAAATATTTACAGCATCAATGAAGGAAATTATAAATACTGGCATCCGGGTTTGAAGAAATATATTAAATATATTCAAGATGCTGATAATAGAGGACGAAAGCCATATTCCGCAAGATATATTGGATCAATGGTTGCGGATATTCATCGAAATATGTTATATGGTGGAATTTTTATTTATCCGGCTGATAATTTAAATCCAGATGGAAAATTAAGATTAATGTATGAATGTAATCCTATGGCTTTTATTATTGAACAAGCCGGCGGAAGAGCAATTGACGGATCAAGAAGAATTTTAGAAATTCAGCCAACAAATTTACATCAGCGTGTTCCAATTTATATAGGAAGCAAAGATGCAGTTGATAAAGCTGAGGAATTTTTAAAAGCTGAAAATCAATAA
- a CDS encoding YdeI/OmpD-associated family protein, which translates to MNNNILFFRNAAELRKWFEKNHETEKELLLGFYKVQTKKPTVTWSESVDVAICFGWIDGIRRSINEESYYNRFTPRNPKSNWSAINIDKFERLSKLGLVHKKGFEAFDKKTVEKSKVYSYERKNVKLSKEFENEIKKNKIAWEYFSKLPPSAKHITIYWVMSAKREETQKSRLNILIESSEQNLRIPILRR; encoded by the coding sequence ATGAATAATAATATTTTGTTCTTTAGAAATGCTGCGGAATTAAGAAAATGGTTTGAAAAAAATCATGAAACAGAAAAAGAATTATTGTTGGGGTTTTATAAAGTTCAAACTAAAAAGCCAACTGTTACTTGGTCTGAATCTGTTGATGTCGCAATTTGTTTCGGCTGGATTGACGGGATTCGAAGATCAATAAATGAGGAAAGTTATTACAATAGATTTACTCCACGAAATCCTAAAAGTAATTGGAGTGCAATAAATATTGATAAGTTTGAAAGATTATCAAAACTTGGATTGGTTCATAAAAAAGGATTTGAAGCTTTTGATAAAAAGACTGTAGAAAAATCAAAAGTATATTCTTACGAAAGAAAAAATGTAAAACTTTCTAAAGAATTTGAAAATGAAATTAAGAAAAATAAAATTGCTTGGGAATACTTTAGTAAACTTCCACCTTCCGCAAAACATATAACAATTTATTGGGTAATGAGCGCTAAAAGAGAAGAGACACAAAAAAGCAGATTAAATATTTTGATTGAATCTTCCGAACAAAATTTGAGAATACCCATTTTAAGAAGATGA